The proteins below are encoded in one region of Bacteroides uniformis:
- a CDS encoding helix-turn-helix transcriptional regulator produces MTPEIAIVDSNTLSCLGLQNLLEEIIPTAIIRSFRSFGELMDDTPDMYVHYFISSQIYFEHTAFFLERKPKTIVLVNGETVPQLSGMPTLNIYQDEQNLAKNILQLRQYGNQYRQNHGKPAPARHSDMAINTAAGHDLSAREIEVLVLITKGLINKEIADKLNISLTTVISHRKNITEKLGIKSVSGLTIYAVMHGYVEADRI; encoded by the coding sequence ATGACTCCTGAAATAGCAATCGTCGACTCCAACACCCTCTCCTGTCTGGGACTGCAGAACTTGCTGGAGGAAATCATCCCGACAGCCATCATCCGCTCTTTCCGTTCCTTTGGCGAACTGATGGATGATACGCCTGACATGTATGTGCATTATTTCATCTCTTCACAGATTTACTTCGAGCATACCGCTTTCTTTCTGGAGCGCAAGCCCAAAACCATTGTGCTGGTCAATGGTGAAACCGTCCCCCAACTGTCGGGCATGCCGACGCTAAACATCTATCAGGACGAACAAAATCTGGCAAAAAACATTCTGCAGCTGCGCCAATACGGAAACCAATACAGACAAAACCACGGAAAGCCGGCACCCGCCAGACACTCGGATATGGCAATAAATACAGCCGCCGGGCACGACCTTTCCGCCCGCGAAATAGAAGTGCTGGTGCTGATTACCAAAGGTCTCATCAACAAGGAGATTGCCGACAAACTGAACATCAGCCTGACCACCGTCATCTCACACCGCAAGAATATCACCGAGAAGCTGGGTATCAAGTCCGTGTCCGGGCTGACTATCTATGCCGTGATGCACGGATATGTGGAAGCGGACAGAATATAA